One genomic segment of Roseovarius carneus includes these proteins:
- a CDS encoding L-malyl-CoA/beta-methylmalyl-CoA lyase has product MSFRLQPSAPARPNRCQLFGPGSNAKLFEKMATSAADVINIDLEDSVAPTDKDLARAQTIEAINTVDWGNKYLSVRINGLDSGWWYRDVVDLLEKGGDRLDQIMIPKVGCAADIYAVDALVTAIERAMGRTKPISFEVIIESAAGISHVDQIAAASPRLQAMSLGAADFAASMGMATTGIGGTQENYYMIREGEKHWSDPWHWAQTAIVAACRTNGLLPVDGPFGDFSDDEGFRAQARRSATLGMAGKWAIHPKQIALCNEVFTPSEAAVSEAREILAAMETAKANGEGATVYKGRLVDIASIKQAEVIVTQYEMIAGGT; this is encoded by the coding sequence ATGAGCTTCCGCCTCCAGCCATCCGCTCCCGCCCGCCCCAACCGCTGTCAGCTCTTTGGGCCTGGATCGAACGCCAAACTGTTCGAGAAGATGGCGACAAGCGCGGCGGATGTGATCAACATTGATCTGGAAGATTCGGTGGCACCCACGGACAAGGACCTGGCCCGCGCCCAGACGATTGAGGCGATCAACACGGTCGATTGGGGCAACAAATATCTCAGCGTGCGGATCAATGGCTTGGACAGTGGCTGGTGGTACCGCGACGTGGTGGATCTTCTGGAGAAGGGCGGCGACCGGCTTGATCAGATCATGATCCCCAAAGTGGGCTGTGCGGCGGATATCTATGCGGTGGACGCGTTGGTGACGGCAATTGAGCGCGCGATGGGACGCACCAAGCCGATCAGCTTTGAAGTGATCATCGAGAGCGCCGCAGGTATCTCCCATGTGGACCAGATCGCGGCGGCCAGCCCGCGCTTGCAGGCGATGAGCCTCGGGGCGGCGGATTTTGCGGCCTCCATGGGGATGGCGACTACGGGGATCGGCGGCACTCAGGAAAATTATTATATGATCCGCGAGGGCGAGAAGCACTGGTCGGACCCGTGGCATTGGGCCCAGACAGCGATTGTCGCGGCCTGCCGGACAAATGGTTTGTTGCCCGTTGATGGCCCGTTCGGGGATTTCTCCGATGACGAGGGGTTCCGCGCGCAGGCACGACGTTCGGCCACGTTGGGCATGGCGGGAAAATGGGCCATCCACCCCAAGCAGATCGCGCTGTGCAATGAAGTGTTCACACCCTCCGAGGCGGCTGTGTCCGAGGCGCGCGAGATCCTTGCCGCGATGGAAACGGCCAAGGCCAATGGCGAGGGAGCGACCGTCTATAAGGGGCGCCTTGTGGATATTGCCAGCATCAAGCAGGCAGAGGTGATCGTGACGCAATACGAGATGATCGCAGGCGGCACGTGA
- the dgcA gene encoding N-acetyl-D-Glu racemase DgcA, producing MKVTVTRDVFKLAQVFTISRGSRTEAQVLTVRIRDAGHEGWGECVPYARYGETLQSVTDEIAGLPGTLSRAALYDLLPAGAARNAVDCALWDLEAKRTGKRVWELAGLSKPGPEITAYTLSLAEPDEMRAQAAKHAHRPLLKIKLGTPDDMARLEAVRAGAPRAQIIVDANEGWSAEVYADLAPHLVRLGVTLVEQPLPAGEDEALLGMARPVPVCADESCHDRKSLAALKGKYDVVNIKLDKTGGLTEALALRDAARAQGYKVMVGCMVGSSLAMAPATLVAQGALVTDLDGPLLLAEDRATPLMFDGAGVHPPQPALWG from the coding sequence ATGAAGGTGACCGTTACGCGCGATGTCTTCAAGCTGGCGCAGGTCTTTACGATTTCGCGCGGCTCGCGGACCGAAGCGCAGGTATTGACGGTGCGGATCCGCGACGCAGGCCATGAGGGCTGGGGCGAATGTGTGCCTTATGCGCGCTATGGCGAGACGTTGCAGTCGGTCACCGATGAGATCGCGGGGCTGCCGGGCACGCTGAGCCGTGCGGCGCTTTATGATCTGCTGCCTGCGGGAGCCGCCCGCAATGCGGTGGATTGTGCGCTGTGGGATCTGGAGGCCAAGCGCACGGGCAAGCGGGTTTGGGAGCTTGCGGGCTTGTCCAAGCCCGGACCGGAGATCACGGCCTATACGCTGTCTCTTGCCGAGCCGGACGAGATGCGCGCGCAAGCCGCGAAACATGCACACCGCCCGCTTTTGAAGATCAAGCTTGGCACGCCAGATGATATGGCTCGGCTGGAGGCCGTGCGGGCGGGCGCGCCGCGCGCGCAGATCATCGTGGATGCCAATGAGGGGTGGTCGGCGGAAGTTTATGCGGATCTTGCCCCGCATCTTGTGCGTCTTGGGGTGACCTTGGTGGAGCAGCCCTTGCCCGCAGGCGAGGATGAGGCACTACTGGGGATGGCGCGGCCCGTACCCGTTTGTGCCGATGAAAGCTGCCATGATCGCAAGAGCCTTGCCGCGCTCAAAGGCAAGTATGATGTGGTGAATATCAAGCTGGACAAGACCGGAGGCCTGACCGAAGCGTTGGCCCTGAGGGATGCGGCGCGTGCCCAGGGTTACAAGGTCATGGTGGGCTGCATGGTCGGCTCATCTCTGGCGATGGCGCCTGCAACATTGGTAGCGCAAGGCGCGTTGGTGACGGATCTGGACGGGCCGCTTTTGCTGGCCGAGGATCGGGCGACACCATTGATGTTTGACGGGGCGGGCGTGCATCCACCGCAGCCTGCGCTTTGGGGATAG
- a CDS encoding N-formylglutamate amidohydrolase — translation MTYEPFFLEGQSRASRWLITCDHASNLVPPFVNGGSVGVAPADMERHIAYDIGAAGVARALGAALDAPVIGTNFSRLVIDPNRGEDDPTLVMKLYDGTIIPGNRHVDAAEVEARLNRMHRPYHTALSQIAARRDDTVIVSIHSFTRQLRARPARPWHLALLSAADRRLAEPLLRSLRAEADLCVGDNEPYTGHLPGDAIARHAIAHERPNILIELRNDLIADADAQAAWAARLAPHLTAALDHI, via the coding sequence ATGACATATGAGCCTTTTTTTCTCGAGGGGCAGAGCCGTGCCTCGCGGTGGTTGATCACCTGCGATCATGCCAGCAATCTTGTGCCGCCTTTCGTGAATGGCGGCTCAGTTGGCGTGGCCCCCGCCGATATGGAGCGTCACATCGCCTATGATATTGGGGCCGCAGGCGTGGCGCGGGCGCTGGGCGCGGCGCTTGATGCGCCAGTGATCGGCACGAATTTCAGCCGCCTCGTGATTGATCCCAACCGGGGCGAGGATGATCCCACGCTGGTGATGAAGCTCTATGACGGCACCATCATTCCGGGCAACCGCCACGTGGACGCGGCTGAGGTGGAGGCGCGGCTCAACCGGATGCACCGACCCTATCACACGGCCCTGTCGCAAATCGCCGCGCGGCGGGACGATACGGTGATCGTGTCGATCCACAGCTTCACACGGCAATTGCGCGCGCGCCCGGCGCGGCCATGGCATCTGGCGCTTTTGTCGGCGGCGGACCGGCGGCTGGCCGAGCCCTTGCTGCGCAGCCTGCGCGCGGAGGCGGACCTTTGTGTGGGCGATAATGAGCCCTATACAGGCCACCTGCCCGGCGATGCGATTGCGCGTCACGCCATCGCTCATGAGCGGCCCAATATTCTGATCGAGCTGCGCAATGATCTGATCGCGGACGCAGACGCACAAGCCGCATGGGCCGCACGGCTCGCGCCCCATCTCACCGCCGCTTTGGACCATATCTGA
- a CDS encoding 5-carboxymethyl-2-hydroxymuconate Delta-isomerase codes for MPHVIIEHSADLRPDAAFLDGLFRALAAHPAITKPETLKLRCTACDLHMLGTKGQSFAHATLLLLPGRDAATKSDLCRVILDQMQIALPEEASLSVNLADLDPAYVKRVPPQ; via the coding sequence ATGCCGCATGTCATCATTGAGCATTCTGCCGATTTGAGGCCCGATGCGGCCTTTCTGGACGGGCTTTTCCGCGCGCTGGCCGCACATCCCGCAATCACGAAACCCGAGACGCTTAAGCTGCGCTGCACCGCATGTGATCTTCATATGTTGGGCACCAAGGGCCAGAGTTTTGCCCATGCCACGCTTTTGCTCTTGCCGGGGCGGGACGCCGCCACCAAATCAGACCTGTGCCGGGTAATCCTCGACCAGATGCAGATCGCCCTGCCCGAAGAGGCCAGCCTGTCGGTGAACCTCGCCGATCTGGACCCGGCTTACGTAAAACGCGTGCCGCCCCAATAA
- a CDS encoding D-amino-acid transaminase: MTRIVYLNGDYLPENEAKISIFDRGFLMADGVYEVTTVLGGKLLDFAGHAKRLERSLSELEMDKPAGFDDLLEIHRELVRANDIEDGLIYLQITRGSDGDRDFAYPAAGTPATLMLFTQSKPGLATSPAAQKGIKVISIPDQRWGRRDIKTVQLLYPSMGKMMAKTAGCDDAWMIEDGHVTEGTSNNAYIIKNGRIITRHLGNEILHGITRAAVLRFAREAQMEVEERAFTLAEALAADEAFITSASAFVMPVVEIDGVAVGSGAPGPVASRLREIYIDESRKAAV, encoded by the coding sequence ATGACGCGTATTGTTTATTTGAACGGCGATTACCTGCCCGAGAATGAGGCGAAGATTTCGATCTTTGACCGCGGCTTTCTCATGGCTGACGGGGTCTATGAGGTGACCACGGTTCTGGGCGGCAAGCTGCTTGATTTCGCAGGCCACGCAAAACGATTGGAACGGTCGCTGAGCGAGCTTGAGATGGACAAGCCCGCCGGGTTTGACGATCTGCTGGAGATCCACCGCGAGCTGGTGCGGGCAAACGACATCGAGGACGGTCTGATCTATCTTCAGATCACGCGTGGCAGCGATGGAGATCGTGATTTCGCCTATCCGGCGGCGGGCACACCAGCCACATTGATGCTGTTTACACAATCCAAGCCCGGTCTCGCGACCAGCCCAGCCGCGCAAAAGGGGATCAAGGTCATCTCCATCCCTGATCAGCGTTGGGGGCGGCGCGATATCAAGACGGTGCAGCTGCTTTATCCGTCGATGGGCAAGATGATGGCCAAGACGGCGGGCTGCGACGATGCATGGATGATCGAGGACGGGCATGTGACCGAGGGCACGTCCAACAACGCCTATATCATCAAGAACGGCCGGATCATCACCCGCCATCTGGGCAATGAAATCCTGCATGGCATCACCCGCGCTGCCGTTCTGCGCTTTGCCCGCGAGGCGCAAATGGAGGTGGAGGAACGGGCGTTTACCCTTGCGGAGGCCTTGGCCGCCGATGAGGCGTTCATCACCTCTGCTTCCGCCTTTGTGATGCCCGTGGTGGAGATTGACGGCGTGGCCGTAGGATCTGGTGCGCCTGGCCCCGTGGCCAGCCGTTTGCGCGAAATCTACATTGATGAGAGTCGGAAGGCAGCGGTCTGA
- a CDS encoding ion transporter, translating into MTGLRARIDEFLERPRVRQVIIGVIIFNAIILGMETSKGLMASHGALILAIDRACLAFFVAEIALKLFARGGRFFRDGWSVFDLIIVGISLAPVGEGFSALRALRILRVLRIISVAPSLRRVVEGFVTALPGMGSVFILMAIIFYIGAVIATKLFAADFPQWFGTLGQSGYTLFQIMTLESWSMGIVRPVMETYPWAWAFFVPFIMVTTFAVVNLLVGLIVNSMQDAHQAEAIASTDAYRDDVIARLGEMEEKLALLCDRQGVGDAGKRD; encoded by the coding sequence ATGACGGGGCTTCGGGCGCGGATCGACGAATTTCTGGAGCGCCCGCGGGTGCGGCAGGTGATCATCGGCGTGATCATCTTCAACGCCATTATTCTGGGCATGGAGACATCCAAAGGGCTGATGGCCTCGCATGGGGCGCTGATCCTTGCGATTGACCGGGCGTGTCTTGCGTTTTTCGTGGCTGAGATTGCGCTCAAGCTTTTTGCGCGGGGGGGGAGGTTTTTCCGCGATGGCTGGAGTGTTTTCGATCTGATCATTGTGGGTATTTCGCTCGCGCCTGTGGGCGAGGGTTTCTCGGCGCTGCGGGCGTTGCGGATTTTGCGCGTGTTGCGAATAATCTCCGTGGCGCCCAGCCTGCGGCGGGTGGTCGAGGGGTTTGTGACGGCCCTTCCGGGGATGGGCTCGGTCTTTATCTTGATGGCGATTATTTTCTACATCGGTGCTGTGATTGCGACCAAGCTCTTTGCCGCGGATTTTCCGCAATGGTTCGGCACATTGGGGCAATCTGGTTACACGCTTTTCCAGATTATGACGCTTGAGAGTTGGTCTATGGGGATCGTGCGGCCGGTGATGGAGACCTACCCTTGGGCGTGGGCGTTCTTTGTGCCGTTTATCATGGTCACGACTTTTGCCGTAGTGAACCTTTTGGTGGGTCTGATCGTGAACTCCATGCAAGATGCGCATCAGGCAGAGGCGATCGCTTCCACGGACGCCTACCGCGACGATGTGATTGCGCGGCTGGGGGAGATGGAAGAGAAGCTGGCGCTTTTGTGTGACCGGCAGGGTGTTGGCGACGCGGGCAAACGCGACTAA
- a CDS encoding DUF1244 domain-containing protein, which yields MDAQTQLELEAAAFRTLREHLMEKRTDVQNIDMMNLTGFCRNCLSRWYQEAANARGIEMDKMEAREIFYGMTMNEWKANYQTEAGADKQAAFTKAFDENVTKG from the coding sequence ATCGACGCCCAGACGCAACTTGAGCTTGAGGCCGCCGCCTTCCGCACCTTGCGCGAGCACCTGATGGAAAAGCGCACCGATGTGCAGAATATCGACATGATGAACCTCACCGGGTTCTGCCGCAATTGTCTGAGCCGCTGGTATCAGGAAGCCGCAAATGCGCGCGGCATCGAGATGGACAAGATGGAAGCGCGCGAGATTTTCTACGGCATGACGATGAATGAGTGGAAGGCCAACTATCAGACCGAGGCGGGCGCGGACAAGCAGGCGGCCTTCACCAAAGCCTTCGACGAGAACGTGACCAAAGGCTAG
- a CDS encoding alpha/beta fold hydrolase, with protein sequence MIWPLAFVAAAALAPFARETLRPGPRLKDAPGKFATLSQGQTHYQWLGASKGPVAVCVHGLSTPSFVWGPVARALGEMGFRVLVYDLYGRGYSSAPRGLQDSAFFTRQLGDLLDHEGITHDITLLGYSMGGMIAPAYAAENMRKIRQMVLIAPAGLGHDLGPAGRLMAQTGLLGSWAMHAVYGRSLRRALEAERDQPSTVQNITDLQLAQLRRRGFRGAVLSSLRGILDEQFEDRHCAIAAHGLPLLALWGAQDPIIPLSGQDKLTEWNPSAQHRVVPDAGHNLPFANTDAVTSALNEFLIR encoded by the coding sequence GTGATCTGGCCGCTGGCCTTCGTCGCTGCGGCGGCGCTGGCCCCGTTTGCACGCGAAACCCTGCGGCCCGGCCCGCGCCTCAAAGACGCCCCCGGCAAGTTCGCCACCCTCTCCCAAGGGCAGACGCATTATCAATGGCTAGGGGCCTCCAAAGGCCCCGTGGCGGTCTGCGTCCATGGCCTCTCCACGCCCAGCTTCGTCTGGGGTCCGGTGGCTCGTGCGCTTGGAGAGATGGGCTTTCGCGTGCTGGTCTATGACCTCTATGGGCGGGGATATTCCAGCGCCCCGCGCGGCCTGCAAGACAGTGCTTTTTTCACACGGCAGCTTGGCGATCTTTTGGACCACGAAGGCATCACGCACGACATCACCCTTCTGGGATACTCCATGGGCGGCATGATCGCACCGGCTTATGCCGCTGAAAATATGAGAAAAATACGCCAGATGGTCCTCATCGCTCCGGCCGGCCTCGGCCATGATCTGGGCCCTGCGGGGCGGCTGATGGCCCAAACCGGGCTCTTGGGCAGCTGGGCGATGCACGCCGTTTATGGCCGCTCCTTGCGCCGCGCACTCGAAGCGGAACGCGACCAGCCCAGCACCGTGCAAAACATCACAGATCTGCAACTGGCGCAGCTCCGCAGACGCGGCTTTCGCGGCGCAGTCCTGTCATCGCTGCGCGGTATCCTTGATGAGCAGTTTGAGGATCGCCACTGCGCAATCGCCGCCCATGGCCTGCCGCTTTTGGCCCTGTGGGGCGCGCAGGATCCAATCATCCCGCTCAGCGGCCAAGACAAGCTCACAGAGTGGAACCCCTCAGCCCAGCACCGCGTCGTGCCCGACGCAGGCCACAACCTGCCCTTCGCCAACACCGATGCGGTCACATCCGCACTCAACGAATTCCTGATCCGCTAA
- a CDS encoding HAD family hydrolase — translation MIQAVIFDIGNVLIEWQPECYFDGVVGEARRRALFADVDLHAMMDRIDAGADFAGEVARTAQVHPEFSAEILHFRDHWTDMAQPEIPRSVRLLKALKARHIPVFALSNFGADNFPLSVAQFPSLGLFDRSYISGAMGMRKPDPAIYAAVEADCALPPGALLFTDDRGENIAAAAARGWQTHLFETPEGFAQTLVARGLLPEKDAQ, via the coding sequence ATGATCCAAGCCGTGATCTTCGACATTGGCAACGTGCTGATCGAATGGCAGCCCGAGTGCTATTTCGATGGCGTGGTGGGCGAGGCCCGCAGGCGCGCGCTGTTCGCCGACGTGGACCTGCACGCGATGATGGACCGGATCGACGCAGGCGCTGACTTCGCCGGGGAGGTTGCACGCACCGCGCAGGTGCACCCCGAATTTTCGGCTGAAATCCTGCATTTCCGTGACCATTGGACCGACATGGCGCAGCCCGAAATCCCCCGATCCGTGCGCCTCCTGAAGGCCCTAAAGGCGCGGCATATCCCCGTCTTTGCCCTGTCCAATTTCGGCGCCGACAACTTCCCACTCAGCGTGGCGCAGTTCCCGTCCCTGGGCCTCTTTGATCGCAGCTATATCTCCGGTGCCATGGGTATGCGAAAGCCCGACCCCGCCATCTATGCAGCCGTCGAGGCCGATTGCGCCCTGCCGCCCGGGGCACTTCTCTTCACCGATGACCGGGGGGAGAATATCGCCGCAGCCGCCGCGCGCGGATGGCAGACGCACCTCTTTGAAACCCCCGAAGGCTTTGCGCAAACGCTCGTCGCGCGCGGCCTTTTGCCCGAGAAGGATGCGCAATGA
- a CDS encoding ornithine cyclodeaminase family protein, which translates to MTVTMIPFAEGEAKLDWLALCEAFERGHALPKAEIADTFLYRGDDTLLNRSAWIDGVGLAVKCATVFPGNPAQGAPMINGAVSLFDDARGTLAAIIDFHLVTKWKTAGDSLFAARRLARRDSRKILIVGAGTVGRNLWQAYRAGFPGAEFTLWNRTQANADAMAEACPGMMVADDLETAVRAADIITSATMSTEPLIHGDWLRPGQHVDLIGAYRPDMREVDDTALMRARVFVDSFDTTLGHIGEIKIPLETGAIARDHILADYYEGDFIRQSDDEITLFKNGGGAHLDLMTSRYILDAWQAA; encoded by the coding sequence ATGACCGTCACCATGATCCCCTTTGCCGAAGGAGAGGCCAAGCTCGACTGGTTGGCGCTTTGCGAGGCCTTTGAGCGTGGCCACGCCCTGCCCAAGGCCGAGATCGCCGATACGTTTCTCTATCGCGGCGATGACACGCTGCTGAACCGCTCGGCCTGGATCGACGGCGTTGGGCTGGCCGTGAAATGCGCGACCGTCTTTCCCGGCAACCCGGCACAAGGCGCGCCTATGATCAACGGCGCGGTGAGCCTTTTCGACGATGCGCGCGGCACGCTCGCCGCGATCATCGACTTTCACCTCGTGACCAAGTGGAAAACAGCCGGTGACAGCCTCTTTGCCGCCCGCCGCCTTGCGCGTCGCGATAGCCGCAAGATCCTGATCGTGGGCGCAGGCACGGTGGGCCGCAATCTCTGGCAAGCCTATCGTGCAGGGTTTCCGGGTGCCGAGTTCACCCTCTGGAACCGCACCCAGGCAAATGCGGACGCAATGGCCGAAGCCTGCCCCGGCATGATGGTGGCCGACGATCTAGAGACCGCCGTGCGCGCCGCCGACATCATCACCTCGGCCACGATGAGCACCGAGCCGCTAATCCATGGTGACTGGCTGCGCCCCGGCCAGCATGTGGACCTCATCGGCGCATACCGCCCCGATATGCGCGAGGTGGACGACACCGCCCTCATGCGCGCCCGCGTTTTCGTTGATAGCTTCGACACCACGCTGGGCCATATCGGCGAGATCAAGATCCCGCTTGAGACAGGCGCGATTGCGCGCGACCATATCCTTGCGGATTATTACGAGGGCGATTTCATCCGGCAAAGCGATGACGAGATCACGCTTTTCAAAAACGGCGGGGGCGCGCATCTGGATCTGATGACCTCGCGCTACATCCTCGACGCGTGGCAGGCGGCGTGA
- a CDS encoding YaiI/YqxD family protein, with translation MSIYVDADACPVKAEVEKVGTRHKVQIYVVSNGGLRPSQNPLVETVIVPDGPDIADMWIAERAGAGDVVITGDIPLAAKCVAAGAQVLKHNGEALTAANIGNVLATRDLMTDLRAADPFRMGGGKGFTKADRSRFLDALERALRIAAR, from the coding sequence GTGAGCATCTATGTCGATGCCGATGCCTGCCCTGTGAAGGCCGAGGTGGAGAAGGTCGGCACCCGCCACAAGGTGCAGATCTATGTGGTCTCCAACGGCGGTTTGCGCCCCTCGCAAAACCCGCTCGTGGAGACGGTGATCGTGCCCGACGGGCCGGACATCGCCGATATGTGGATCGCCGAACGCGCGGGCGCGGGCGATGTTGTGATCACGGGGGATATCCCGCTGGCCGCGAAATGCGTCGCAGCGGGCGCGCAGGTGCTCAAACATAATGGCGAGGCGCTGACGGCGGCCAATATCGGCAATGTGCTGGCGACCCGCGATCTGATGACCGATCTGCGCGCCGCCGATCCGTTCCGCATGGGCGGCGGCAAGGGGTTTACAAAGGCCGACCGCTCGCGCTTTCTGGATGCTCTGGAACGGGCACTGCGCATCGCCGCCCGCTGA
- a CDS encoding DMT family transporter encodes MSTVEIRRNNLIGAACALCAIVCFSFNDMGIKFLSDTYALHQIVFLRTLVGLAFFACAIMPFAGGLGLIRTTRIKAHLLRGGFVVFANMSLFLGLAALPIADAIAIFFVSPLLIAVLSVFVLGEVVGPRRWAAIAIGFVGVIIIVQPGTSAFQIASLLPAFAALLYGSMHMLTRKIRGTESAATMTFYILFTFLVASAAFGLAFGHGNFETGAHPSLSFLLRAWAPVTPGDIPIIIMLGVTGVMGGMLISQAYRLAEAAFAAPSEYVAMPLAIMWGVTVFGTWPTANAWFGIALILVSGLYLVWRETAQDKTPKSPQPPR; translated from the coding sequence ATGTCCACTGTCGAGATAAGACGCAACAACCTGATCGGGGCGGCCTGCGCGCTCTGCGCAATCGTGTGTTTCTCGTTCAATGACATGGGCATCAAATTTCTCAGCGACACCTACGCGCTGCATCAGATCGTGTTCCTGCGCACCCTTGTGGGCCTCGCCTTTTTCGCCTGCGCCATCATGCCTTTCGCAGGCGGTTTGGGGCTGATCCGCACGACACGGATCAAGGCGCATCTGCTGCGCGGCGGCTTTGTGGTCTTCGCCAATATGAGCCTTTTTCTGGGCCTTGCCGCCCTGCCCATCGCGGATGCCATCGCGATCTTCTTTGTCTCGCCTCTGCTGATCGCTGTCTTGTCAGTCTTTGTGCTGGGTGAAGTGGTCGGCCCGCGCCGCTGGGCGGCCATCGCCATCGGGTTCGTCGGCGTTATCATCATCGTGCAGCCCGGCACCTCGGCGTTTCAGATCGCCTCGCTGCTGCCCGCGTTCGCAGCACTTCTCTACGGCTCAATGCACATGTTGACCCGCAAGATCCGTGGCACCGAAAGTGCCGCGACCATGACATTCTACATCCTCTTCACGTTCCTTGTCGCCTCCGCCGCGTTCGGCCTTGCCTTCGGCCATGGCAATTTCGAGACCGGCGCGCACCCGTCGCTGTCATTTCTGCTGCGGGCATGGGCGCCGGTGACACCCGGCGACATCCCCATCATCATCATGCTGGGGGTCACGGGTGTGATGGGCGGGATGCTGATCTCGCAGGCCTACCGTCTGGCCGAGGCCGCCTTTGCCGCCCCATCCGAATATGTCGCCATGCCGCTCGCGATCATGTGGGGCGTCACGGTGTTTGGCACATGGCCCACGGCCAATGCGTGGTTCGGGATCGCGCTCATCCTCGTCTCGGGGCTTTATCTGGTGTGGCGCGAGACGGCGCAGGACAAGACGCCTAAATCGCCCCAACCGCCGAGGTAG
- the dgcN gene encoding N-acetyltransferase DgcN produces the protein MIETPYLLFLGDAPDMLAAKVAIGIRDWRPENALGQLSLPGCGADLGLTEMTLEEAKAAGVKTLVIGVANRGGIISAAWKEVLIKALEMEFDLASGLHNLLRDEGDLVAAAQTYGGTLHDVRVPTDGYPIANGVKRSGKRCLAVGTDCSVGKMYTAMQMERDMTKRGMKATFRATGQTGILITGHGVPLDAVIADFMAGSVEYLTPDNDADHWDMIEGQGSLFHVSYSGVTMALIHGGQPDALILCHEPTRNHMRGLPGYTLPSLERLRDTALPLAQVANPACKVVGVSINTQHMSETDARTYLAEVEARLGLPTTDPYRFGSDKLIDALAAM, from the coding sequence ATGATCGAGACACCATATCTGCTTTTTCTGGGCGACGCGCCCGACATGCTGGCTGCCAAAGTGGCCATTGGCATCCGCGACTGGCGGCCTGAAAATGCGCTGGGACAGCTGAGCCTGCCCGGCTGCGGGGCCGATCTGGGCCTCACGGAAATGACGCTGGAAGAGGCCAAGGCCGCCGGGGTGAAAACCCTTGTGATCGGCGTTGCGAATCGTGGCGGGATAATCAGCGCAGCGTGGAAAGAGGTGCTGATCAAGGCGCTGGAGATGGAGTTTGATCTCGCCTCTGGCCTGCACAACCTTTTGCGCGATGAGGGCGATCTTGTCGCCGCCGCCCAGACCTATGGCGGGACGCTGCACGATGTGCGCGTGCCCACCGATGGCTACCCAATCGCCAACGGCGTGAAGCGCAGCGGCAAACGCTGCCTCGCCGTGGGTACGGATTGCTCGGTCGGCAAGATGTATACGGCCATGCAGATGGAACGTGACATGACCAAGCGCGGGATGAAGGCCACGTTCCGCGCCACCGGGCAGACCGGCATCCTGATCACCGGGCATGGCGTGCCCTTAGATGCGGTAATCGCCGATTTCATGGCCGGATCGGTTGAGTATCTGACACCAGATAATGATGCGGATCATTGGGACATGATCGAAGGGCAAGGCAGTCTTTTTCATGTGAGCTACTCAGGCGTGACCATGGCGCTGATCCATGGCGGGCAACCTGACGCGCTGATCCTGTGCCACGAGCCGACGCGCAACCACATGCGCGGATTGCCCGGCTACACGCTGCCCTCGCTGGAGCGGCTGCGCGACACCGCCCTTCCCTTGGCCCAAGTCGCCAACCCGGCCTGCAAGGTGGTGGGCGTGTCGATCAACACCCAACATATGAGCGAGACAGACGCGCGCACGTATCTGGCCGAGGTGGAGGCGCGTCTGGGGCTGCCCACGACCGATCCTTACCGGTTCGGGTCGGACAAATTGATTGATGCGTTGGCCGCGATGTAA